A genomic window from Tolypothrix sp. PCC 7910 includes:
- a CDS encoding pentapeptide repeat-containing protein gives MFNVSTQNIRDRAIHFLEQTPVQRLNILRELGIARYEFLTQLRLNEANINCIIRFLANPSQLKFPNLSGADLSNLNLAAVNFIRGNLSGANLQNTILVNADLLFVNFTQADLRNANLRGATLNQTIWVDTLVDECQLGNGTGLSLQQRKDLQLRGARINTSADDN, from the coding sequence ATGTTTAATGTATCAACTCAAAATATACGCGATCGCGCTATTCATTTTTTAGAACAAACTCCAGTCCAAAGGCTAAATATTCTCCGGGAATTAGGTATTGCTCGTTATGAATTTCTGACTCAACTTCGCCTTAATGAAGCGAATATAAACTGTATTATTAGATTTTTAGCCAATCCCAGCCAATTAAAGTTTCCTAATTTAAGCGGTGCTGATTTATCTAATTTAAATTTAGCAGCAGTCAACTTTATTCGGGGAAATTTATCAGGCGCAAATCTGCAAAATACTATTTTAGTAAATGCAGACCTATTATTTGTAAATTTCACCCAAGCTGATTTAAGAAATGCAAACTTAAGAGGTGCAACTCTCAACCAGACTATCTGGGTAGATACGCTAGTAGATGAATGTCAGTTGGGTAATGGGACTGGTTTATCACTCCAACAACGTAAAGATTTACAACTGCGTGGTGCTAGAATTAACACTTCGGCAGATGATAATTAA
- the purT gene encoding formate-dependent phosphoribosylglycinamide formyltransferase translates to MHNEIKLPKKLMLLGAGELGKEFVIAAQRLGNYVIAVDRYPSAPAMQVADCSEVISMLSGDDLEAIVSKHQPDLIIPEIEAIRTEKLVEFEKRGITVIPTAAATNYTMNRDRIRDLANEQLNIRTARYGYANSLEELKVAADLIGFPNVLKPVMSSSGKGQSVVQNKDEVEQAWNYAIANSRGDTQKVIVEEFINFEIEITLLTIKQWDAPTIYCQPIGHRQERGDYQESWQPAGISEDKILKAQEIAKTVTDALGGAGIFGVEFFITKNEVIFSELSPRPHDTGMVTLISQNLNEFELHLRAVLGLPIPNIEQFGPSASAVILASEKSDSIAYTGVADALAEKDVDIKLFGKPSSHPYRRMGVALAKGVNVEEAREKATRAASKVKLV, encoded by the coding sequence ATGCATAATGAGATTAAATTGCCTAAAAAATTGATGTTGTTGGGTGCGGGAGAATTAGGCAAAGAGTTTGTAATTGCTGCTCAACGTCTGGGTAATTATGTAATTGCTGTGGATCGTTACCCTAGTGCACCGGCAATGCAAGTTGCTGATTGTTCAGAAGTAATTTCCATGTTAAGTGGTGATGATTTAGAAGCTATCGTCAGTAAGCATCAACCTGATTTAATCATCCCGGAAATTGAAGCGATCAGAACAGAGAAACTCGTAGAATTTGAGAAACGTGGAATAACAGTTATTCCGACTGCCGCGGCGACTAACTATACAATGAATCGTGACCGAATTAGAGATTTAGCCAATGAACAACTAAATATCAGAACCGCTAGATATGGTTATGCAAATTCTCTAGAAGAATTGAAAGTAGCTGCTGATTTAATTGGCTTTCCTAATGTGCTGAAACCTGTGATGTCATCATCAGGAAAAGGGCAATCTGTAGTTCAAAATAAAGATGAAGTTGAGCAGGCTTGGAATTATGCGATCGCCAATTCTCGCGGTGATACTCAAAAGGTAATTGTAGAGGAATTTATTAACTTTGAAATTGAGATAACTTTACTGACTATTAAACAGTGGGATGCACCTACTATTTATTGTCAACCTATTGGTCATCGCCAAGAAAGAGGAGATTATCAAGAATCTTGGCAACCAGCCGGAATCTCTGAGGATAAAATTTTAAAAGCTCAAGAAATCGCCAAAACAGTTACCGATGCTTTAGGGGGAGCCGGGATTTTTGGGGTTGAGTTTTTCATTACTAAAAATGAAGTTATTTTTTCGGAACTTTCTCCCCGTCCTCATGATACAGGAATGGTGACTTTAATATCGCAAAATCTCAATGAATTTGAGTTACATTTACGGGCTGTTTTAGGCTTACCCATTCCTAATATAGAACAATTTGGCCCTTCAGCTAGTGCGGTAATTTTAGCTTCCGAAAAATCAGATTCTATTGCCTATACAGGTGTAGCGGATGCTTTAGCTGAAAAAGACGTGGATATTAAGCTATTTGGTAAACCAAGTTCCCATCCTTATCGGCGTATGGGAGTAGCTTTGGCTAAAGGCGTAAATGTGGAAGAGGCCAGAGAAAAAGCTACAAGAGCAGCTAGTAAAGTGAAATTAGTCTGA